In the Gasterosteus aculeatus chromosome X, fGasAcu3.hap1.1, whole genome shotgun sequence genome, one interval contains:
- the det1 gene encoding DET1 homolog isoform X1, whose amino-acid sequence MDEDTPTLKPRRIQNQNVVHRLERRRICSGRPGAHWYRVRCFHQNLFPNFTVVNVEKPPCFLRKFSPDGRCFIAFSSDQTSLEIYEYQGCQAAQDLLRGQEGETLLTANDQRSLNIRGRLFERFFSLLHVTNVASNGEHLNRECSLFTDDCRYVIVGSAVYVPEEPPPYFFEARTPQKYKEIQKYVQMDSCSSVPTTAFLRPPSPQQVYRNNESVTPNPRSPLEDYSLHIIDLHTGRLCDTRSFKCDKIILSHNQGLYLYRNILAVLSVQQQTIHVFQVTPEGTFLDVRTIGRFCYEDDLLTLSAVYTEAQTESQPGFPRLYTDKTINSLKHRLLVYLWRRAEQDGSATAKRRFFQFFDQLRRLRMWKMQLLDEHHLFIKYTSEDVVTLRVTDPSQPSFFVVYNMVSTEVLAVFENTSDQLLELFENFCDLFRNATLHSQAVQFPCSASSNNYARQVQRRFKDTIVNAKYGGHTEAVRRLLGQLPISAQSYSSSPYLDLSLFSYDDKWVSVMERPKTCGDHPIRFYARDSGLLKFKIQAGLLGRPVNHTVRRLVAFTFHPFEPFAISVQRTNAEYVVNFHMRHVCA is encoded by the exons ATGGACGAAGACACGCCGACCCTGAAGCCCAGGCGGATACAAAATCAAAACGTAGTTCATCGCCTCGAGAGGCGCCGGATCTGTTCGGGCCGACCCGGAGCTCACTGGTACAGAGTACGGTGCTTCCACCAGAACCTTTTCCCAAACTTCACTGTGGTCAACGTGGAGAAGCCCCCCTGCTTCCTCAGAAAGTTCTCGCCCGATGGCCGCTGTTTCATTGCCTTCTCCTCTGACCAGACTTCTCTGGAG ATATACGAATATCAAGGCTGCCAAGCGGCTCAAGACCTGCTGAGAGGCCAGGAGGGGGAGACTCTTCTGACGGCCAATGACCAGCGTTCCCTCAACATCCGAGGCCGCCTGTTTGAGCGCTTCTTCTCGTTGCTCCACGTCACTAACGTGGCCTCGAACGGAGAACACCTCAACCGGGAGTGCAGCCTCTTCACGGACGACTGCCGCTACGTGATTGTCGGGTCGGCCGTGTACGTCCCAGAGGAGCCGCCGCCTTACTTCTTTGAGGCAAGAACACCGCAGAAGTATAAGGAAATTCAAAAATATGTACAAATGGACTCCTGTAGTTCGGTTCCGACCACGGCTTTCCTCCGCCCTCCATCCCCCCAACAGGTGTATCGCAACAACGAATCTGTGACTCCGAACCCTCGGTCCCCTCTGGAAGACTACTCCCTCCACATCATCGACCTGCACACTGGCAGGCTGTGTGACACCAGGTCCTTCAAGTGTGACAAGATCATCCTGTCCCACAACCAGGGCCTCTACCTGTACAGGAACATCCTGGCTGTGCTGTCGGTCCAGCAGCAGACCATACACGTCTTTCAG GTGACTCCAGAGGGAACGTTTCTCGATGTCAGGACTATAGGACGGTTCTGTTATGAGGACGACCTCCTGACCCTCTCTGCAGTCTACACTGAGGCCCAGACCGAGAGTCAGCCGGGCTTCCCCCGCCTTTACACCGACAAAACCATCAACTCCCTCAAGCACAGGCTGCTGGTCTACCTGTGGAGGAGGGCCGAGCAGGACGGCAGCGCCACCGCTAAGAGGAG atttTTCCAGTTTTTTGACCagctgaggaggctgaggatgTGGAAGATGCAGCTGTTGGATGAGCATCaccttttcattaaatacacCAGCGAAGACGTGGTCACACTGAGAGTCACCGACCCCTCtcag CCGTCCTTCTTCGTCGTGTACAACATGGTGTCCACTGAGGTGCTGGCCGTCTTTGAGAACACCTCCGACCAGCTGCTGGAGCTTTTCGAGAATTTCTGCGACCTGTTCCGAAACGCCACGCTGCACAGCCAGGCCGTCCAGTTCCcctgctccgcctcctccaaCAACTACGCCCGCCAGGTCCAGAGAAG ATTCAAGGACACCATAGTCAACGCCAAATACGGCGGGCACACCGAGGCGGTACGGCGGCTGCTGGGTCAGCTGCCCATCAGCGCCCAGTCCTACAGCAGCAGTCCTTACCTCGACCTCTCCCTCTTCAGTTATGATGACAAGTGGGTGTCTGTGATGGAGAGGCCCAAGACCTGCGGAGATCACCCCATCAG GTTTTACGCGCGGGACTCCGGCCTGCTGAAGTTCAAGATCCAGGCCGGGCTGCTGGGGCGGCCGGTAAATCACACCGTGCGGCGCCTGGTCGCATTCACCTTCCACCCATTCGAACCCTTCGCCATCTCTGTGCAGCGCACCAACGCCGAGTACGTGGTCAACTTCCACATGAGGCACGTCTGCGCGTGA
- the det1 gene encoding DET1 homolog isoform X2 — MDEDTPTLKPRRIQNQNVVHRLERRRICSGRPGAHWYRVRCFHQNLFPNFTVVNVEKPPCFLRKFSPDGRCFIAFSSDQTSLEIYEYQGCQAAQDLLRGQEGETLLTANDQRSLNIRGRLFERFFSLLHVTNVASNGEHLNRECSLFTDDCRYVIVGSAVYVPEEPPPYFFEVYRNNESVTPNPRSPLEDYSLHIIDLHTGRLCDTRSFKCDKIILSHNQGLYLYRNILAVLSVQQQTIHVFQVTPEGTFLDVRTIGRFCYEDDLLTLSAVYTEAQTESQPGFPRLYTDKTINSLKHRLLVYLWRRAEQDGSATAKRRFFQFFDQLRRLRMWKMQLLDEHHLFIKYTSEDVVTLRVTDPSQPSFFVVYNMVSTEVLAVFENTSDQLLELFENFCDLFRNATLHSQAVQFPCSASSNNYARQVQRRFKDTIVNAKYGGHTEAVRRLLGQLPISAQSYSSSPYLDLSLFSYDDKWVSVMERPKTCGDHPIRFYARDSGLLKFKIQAGLLGRPVNHTVRRLVAFTFHPFEPFAISVQRTNAEYVVNFHMRHVCA; from the exons ATGGACGAAGACACGCCGACCCTGAAGCCCAGGCGGATACAAAATCAAAACGTAGTTCATCGCCTCGAGAGGCGCCGGATCTGTTCGGGCCGACCCGGAGCTCACTGGTACAGAGTACGGTGCTTCCACCAGAACCTTTTCCCAAACTTCACTGTGGTCAACGTGGAGAAGCCCCCCTGCTTCCTCAGAAAGTTCTCGCCCGATGGCCGCTGTTTCATTGCCTTCTCCTCTGACCAGACTTCTCTGGAG ATATACGAATATCAAGGCTGCCAAGCGGCTCAAGACCTGCTGAGAGGCCAGGAGGGGGAGACTCTTCTGACGGCCAATGACCAGCGTTCCCTCAACATCCGAGGCCGCCTGTTTGAGCGCTTCTTCTCGTTGCTCCACGTCACTAACGTGGCCTCGAACGGAGAACACCTCAACCGGGAGTGCAGCCTCTTCACGGACGACTGCCGCTACGTGATTGTCGGGTCGGCCGTGTACGTCCCAGAGGAGCCGCCGCCTTACTTCTTTGAG GTGTATCGCAACAACGAATCTGTGACTCCGAACCCTCGGTCCCCTCTGGAAGACTACTCCCTCCACATCATCGACCTGCACACTGGCAGGCTGTGTGACACCAGGTCCTTCAAGTGTGACAAGATCATCCTGTCCCACAACCAGGGCCTCTACCTGTACAGGAACATCCTGGCTGTGCTGTCGGTCCAGCAGCAGACCATACACGTCTTTCAG GTGACTCCAGAGGGAACGTTTCTCGATGTCAGGACTATAGGACGGTTCTGTTATGAGGACGACCTCCTGACCCTCTCTGCAGTCTACACTGAGGCCCAGACCGAGAGTCAGCCGGGCTTCCCCCGCCTTTACACCGACAAAACCATCAACTCCCTCAAGCACAGGCTGCTGGTCTACCTGTGGAGGAGGGCCGAGCAGGACGGCAGCGCCACCGCTAAGAGGAG atttTTCCAGTTTTTTGACCagctgaggaggctgaggatgTGGAAGATGCAGCTGTTGGATGAGCATCaccttttcattaaatacacCAGCGAAGACGTGGTCACACTGAGAGTCACCGACCCCTCtcag CCGTCCTTCTTCGTCGTGTACAACATGGTGTCCACTGAGGTGCTGGCCGTCTTTGAGAACACCTCCGACCAGCTGCTGGAGCTTTTCGAGAATTTCTGCGACCTGTTCCGAAACGCCACGCTGCACAGCCAGGCCGTCCAGTTCCcctgctccgcctcctccaaCAACTACGCCCGCCAGGTCCAGAGAAG ATTCAAGGACACCATAGTCAACGCCAAATACGGCGGGCACACCGAGGCGGTACGGCGGCTGCTGGGTCAGCTGCCCATCAGCGCCCAGTCCTACAGCAGCAGTCCTTACCTCGACCTCTCCCTCTTCAGTTATGATGACAAGTGGGTGTCTGTGATGGAGAGGCCCAAGACCTGCGGAGATCACCCCATCAG GTTTTACGCGCGGGACTCCGGCCTGCTGAAGTTCAAGATCCAGGCCGGGCTGCTGGGGCGGCCGGTAAATCACACCGTGCGGCGCCTGGTCGCATTCACCTTCCACCCATTCGAACCCTTCGCCATCTCTGTGCAGCGCACCAACGCCGAGTACGTGGTCAACTTCCACATGAGGCACGTCTGCGCGTGA